gacagagtcagcctcagtggatgtgctgctgataaacctcatcaaggggaatctgcttccctctgctctcctctggataacctctcgaccaggagcagccaatcagatccctcctgagtgggtagaccaggtaacagaggtacgaggcttcagtgatcctcagaaagaggagtacttcaggaagaggatcagtgatcagagcctggccaataaaatcatcacacacatgaagtcttcaagaagcctctacatcatgtgccacatcccagtcttctgctggatttcagccactgttctagagagaatgttgggtgaagcagagagtggagagatccccaagactctgactcaaatgttcacacacttcctgatctttcagatcaaacacaaggaccaaaagtaccatcagaaatgtgaccctgatcctcagcagaccagagagagtatcctggcactgggaaaactggcttttgaacagctggagaaaggaaacctgatcttctatgaggaagacctgagagagtgtggcattgatgtcagagaagtgtcagtgtactcaggagtttgtacccaaatcttcagagacgagtttgggcttcacctgggaaaggtgttcagctttgtacatctgagtgttcaggagtttatggctgctttatatgtatttttgtctttcatctttaaaaaaagcaatgtgTTAATGGAGCAAAGCCCTAGCATTCTGCATCTCTACAAAaagtcaaacatgtctgatttcctcaggagtgcagtggacaaagccttacagagtgagaatggacacctggacctgttcctccgcttccttctgggtctctccctggagtccaatcagactctcttacaaggcttaatgccacagacaggaagcagctctcacagcaaacaggaaacagtcaagtacatcaaggagaagatcagggagaatccatctccagagaaatccatcaatctgttccactgtctgaatgaactgaatgatcattctctagtgcaggaaatACAAACTTACCTCAACAGAGGAGATGACCGTTGCCTCTATGGGGccagactctctcctgctcagtggtcagctctggtgtttgtgttactgaactcagaacaggagctggatgTGTTTGATTTGAGAAAATATGACCgatcagaggaatgtcttctgaggctgctgccagtggtcaaagccaccagaaaagctgagtgagtatttttatttataaatgtattactgcatggatcgttattttaatgtaacactgaactgcactgtttggattaatgcttGTTAACAGTTACtttaatcatctttaaacaaaCCTTAGGTAATTTTACAAAAGACTGTTTCACTTTTTACACTATCATGTTATGTCTGCACtgagggctgggtgatatggaCACAATCTTATACCACAATTGATTACGTTTTCTCTAAAATTGTTGTAAAAATGATCTATTCAAAATAACTTTGTGCATGCATCACTgctttttgtgaattttgtgaactaaacaccagtgaaaggcactttttcttttctcctttgaTTTGAAAGTGACACTGAACAGAAATTTCACAAATCAGAACAAGAAAAACATAACACCGTCAAAATTGAAACAATATGAATACAGTatctaaaaagtaaatattaaaacactctATTCAACTTCAAGTTTCAGGAGTCCAATTGACATTACCACATCCAGTTTTAGGTAGCAGTTCCTCATCTTTTAGTTGGGCTGATGCCTGTTCTGTGTTGGAGTGTTGTGGGGAGTTTCGCTCTGTCACAAtcctccatgcttgtttttgttttagttacAGCACACTGCTAGTAGCTCCTAGCTCTGACCTTAGTGACATAAATCAGCTGCTGAAATGTAGCTTTTGCGACATTGGCGATATAGAGGATATAGGAAAATACCTATGAAtagttattattcattattctatttTCTCGTCCTATTATATGTATCACCATATGGCACAGCCCTATCTGCACTGAGGCACACAtgtgagagagaataaggaAGCTTTCACACATACCTTTTTTGGTTTGGACAGATCAAACTTTCTCTTTAGTTTGGATGTAATATGAACACTCCACCTGTACCCGGGTCCACACCAAACACCTGAACCAGTGTCTGTGTAAAATCGGAGGGGGGTGAGCACGAGATGCTGTGAGTAACATGAGACCACGGACCTGGAGGTGAAAATACAACAATCATGTCGGCGCCTGCTGGTAACACCTGAATGGACTTATACTATTAatctagaaattaaaaaaaaaagagtcaaaaaAGTAAATCTAAACACAATCGTGTAACAACAAGCCCTGAGCAGTTTGAATATAGATAAAGAATTTTGTACGGTGGCGGACTTAACGAACTTGGAAGCATTTATCGAccactactaataataaaacatatgaatGACTTTGGCCTTGGCGATAGTTGGAGATTATTCACTCCAACATTGAGAGAATATTCATACTTTTCTCCCATTCATCAATCATTTTCCAGAatagattattttcttataagcAATAAATTAAAGACATATGTAACAAATACAATACACCCAATTATAATCAGTGAGCATGCACCTGTATCTCTAACTCTAAATATAGAACCGTACACAAAATCTTCTCCTATATGGCACCTCAATATTTCACTACTCAAAGATCCagaatttattacattaatacgAAGAGAGTGGACATCCTTTATGGAAGTGAACGACTCCCCAGAGTCTACAGCATGAGTATTATGGGAAACAGCAAAAGTAGTAATCAGGggaataataatatcatattcatcatataagaagaaaaacaattggAATTAGAAATTCCAGCTGGAACAGAAGATTAAAGAATTATCGGATAGATACACTAAGAACTTAGATGATCAAACACTCTCTGAATTGAGAAAAAAGCTTCAGCCACCAGACTATAAACAGTGACCTCCACACTACGCCACCCCAATCAACCAggctttatcaaaaaaaaaaaggtactctTCAGATAACATCCATAGATTATTTAACCTGATAAATATTTCTCAACAGTCCAAAATTAATGCAATCATTGCATCACTGGAAGCTGAGAAAGCATTTGATAATGTCAACTGGACATTTCTATTCCACACATTACACAGATTTAGCTTCAGGGAGTCGTTCATCCACTGGATAAAAATATTGTACACTGCACCAAAAGCCACAGTCACCACACATGGGATCATTTCTCCCATATTTACACTTCACCGAGGAACACAGCAAGGATGTCCACTCTGCCCTTTATTGTTTGCCATTTTCATAGAACCGCTTGCAATAGCTATAAGACAGAATAGTAAAATCAACAGAATTcataccataaacacacaagaTAAAATTAGCCTCTATGCGCATGATATCTTACTGTATTTGCAGAGCCCTAAATCTTCACTTCAGGAAACATTTAAAGTTATCAAtactttttccaaaatatcaAACTACACGATAAACTGGAATAAATCTACCATACTTCCGCTCTCTGGTGAGGCTTGGGATTCTGCAGCTCAGGATTCATTTCTTCCACTCCCAAACCCCCTCCACACCAACCAACTTCTGGAAAAAATTACATTCTGTTGTGTCACATTCATATGGAAAAACAAACGTCTTCATCTTCAACTCTCCATCTGCAGAGGAAAAGGGAATTTATCTATATGTTCTGGGAGTGTCCACCGGTGGTCCTGATCCTAAATGATTTGTCTGCGCTTAATTTTTCTGAACTCAAAAAATGAATAGTTCCTGCCAGACTCACTGCTGTCAAGAAAATGCCTGCAGTCCACTGGAAACctcctcagtctctctctgttataGCATGAGCATGGACTCTTTTATAGATGTAATCTACATGGAACTCTCAACAGCTCAAATTAATGGTGCTAATGAGGTTAACATGAATCACTGGTGTAAGGCAATCAATGCCCTCGAAAGTCTCCTATAAAACCTGTAACACTTGTATCTCTTTATTTTCCAAAACTTAGACTcagagcctgtgtgtgtctgtctgtgtgtgttctctgtgtttgtgtgtatcagATTATGTGAGTGTTCATACAAGTAGTTGATTTTTCCTGTCTTAATGTGGTCAGATTTCTGTCATTCTTGTATACTGCCCTGTACTGTCTTGTTTTATGATGTTGATGTGCTTGATCAGAGCGAATGAATAAAtttgatcacaaaaaaaatccaaaacagtcCTATTTGTTAAACGCAAAAAAGATGATTTAGATTTCttaatctttgaaagacagaggCCTTAGACCTGCTAGTAGATTGACTCGTGCCTCCctgcatgttattaactggtagtgtacagttctataattctttattttctgtaataaaatgcactatatctgcagtgttggttgtagaaacttgaacacagatcagagtgtagtgtttgtaggctgctcgctctcacatgtgtgtgttatgtacatgacctaatggtcttataataaattgtagctgagagattgtggagtgcagaaagacgtccctgctcctgtaaatgtgctgatgtggtgtcctgtcctctgatttgtgtgtgtgagagaaacacactgacatttctgttccatgttcagctttagctgtattatggctgtgtttgtgtgtttgagatcagtgttctgatatttcatcatttctcttccaggctgcgtgtgtgtaatctgacagaggaaagctgtagagttctgtcctcagttctcagctcaaactcctccagtctgagagaactggacctgagtggaaatgaactgcaggattcaggagtgaagctgctctctgctggactggagaatccacactgtacactggagatactggggtacacacagacacacacacacacacacacacacattaagaaTGCCAAGTGGAAATGCATGCACACCACATCTCATTTGTATTTAGTGACaccaaaactccataaaaggtaaatgGAAGTTATTTTAACTCACATCTACAccaataaaatatcattaatcaGTATAACAGCACCTGGGAAGGCCAAAATCTGGAAACAGTTTACCGGAaaggtgaattaggtgtgaatgttgtgaggtgaaaagaaaatggtttgacatgaaagGTGAGAAAAAGAGATCCACACTGTACgcaggtgatcatggacaccgagcatcacacagagaaactgctgtgtttaaatagtttaaagtgTCTCAGTGACTGTTGGTCAGAAATCTCACACTGATGCGCTCTTCAGCCTCTCACGCTACAGTCAGtcacttctctctgtctgaaACGTGACAATAACAAGAAATCCAAGCACTGATAAACTTGGACATGCACAGGAATGGCACAAGGTTGTTGTGTTGGTTAAATTAGTGGTTAAATTAGCGCTAGCTCTTGTGAGTGGCCAAGCCCATTTAACTCTGATCCAACACCTCATCAACCTTTTCTCTCAACAGCTTCTAGATTTTccacattattacatttttaattcacaCATTAAAGATTtcctgtgtaaatgctcctagatgcggtttatgaataaattcatttgtatCCAGTgagataaatgaggcccagtgttttatatgaataaaaaattaaagggTGTATTTTTATATGGTGTGGATTAGCATTGTTTCTGATGTtgagttttgtgtttgtgtgatttgtatctgtgtgtgaaagaTGAAGGTCCAAAGAACAAAGAACACCAACTGTTTTATCATCTCTGTGAAATTCAACTTTGCGTTAATGCTGAAATATCTACATCACTTCTCACATCAGaacaaagtgcatttatttctacagtgtgtagatcagtgtacattacacacacatttactttaataacatgccagtactagtcgtactttacagtgaggtcaataagccaatatctctgatgttatctgtcctcatggagctGTTACCATTTTATAGACCTGTTTCTATTGTTCTATGGGagcaaaaatattccagaaaatgtttgtaatggaaagtaaatgtgtgcacaatgtacactgatctacacactgaacacactgtaatgaagcagtaaaggacagtgtgtaaatgtgtaaatgttctccagcagaactttccccagagctgctgaacacactgtatgaaaaactctctgctagaaataaagagacgtGTTTGTTCAGAGTGGCCTCTCTGTTATCATCTTGTTTCAGAAAGTTAAATACACCATCTCATATGAGCTGAGACACATGGATCTGTCCAAGAGCAGTCCAAGTTTATACAcaggctgttcattttatatttttatcctgacATTAGAACCTTGTGTTCAGGTAGACAGTTTGTTTCCCAACTGATGGAAACACCTCATTTCACAATCagagaaataaatcaaacatttcatcatttctcttccagcctgcgtgagtgtaatctgacagaggaaagctgtagagttctgtcctcagttctcagctcaaactcctccagtctgagagaactggacctgactaacaataaactgcaggattcaggagtgaagctgctctctgctggactggagcatccacactgtacactggagatactgaggtatacacacacacacacacacaaacactgatttaaatgtttgtaagaaaGTGAAATGTGTATGTGAGAATCTGATTTACTTTCTAGATTAGTTCtatatcatgaataaataaaaactgtacttatgaattgtaattatagctgtttagatcttgtgtctctgctagaggtgtaacagaatgctattatctgtatctgtatctgtttagtgcccAAAATATTCGtacttgtttttgtatttggatttaaacaggaagtgggcgtggtctgtatCAGACGGTTTTTCATGTGAACCCTATCACTATaccctgaaaaacagtgaaaaatcaGGGCTgctgcaaaaagaaaacattttttcatttacaaattctaacgcctttattttcatttatttattaatttattcattcatttatttattatgtttttttaatatataacttcattcaactcctgaaccagatgtcctgtgtttcaaaacaacaatctgTTTCCTAAATCAGGAAACTGTTATTGAACATTGACAACaacagccacctaataatatttgatcagatttactttagcttttgtgtttgttacattccagaaagatcagaaaagttcactggacacgCTTTCAGAATCTGTTATAAAGCTGGAGATGGTACCGGCTCCATGAGGATAGACAGCATCAGAGAAATTgccttattgacctcactgtaaagtaccactagtattggcatgttattaactggtagtgtacagttctataattctttattttctgtaataaaatgcactatatctgcagtgttggttgtagaaacttgaacacaggtCAGAGTGtgttgtttgtaggctgctcactctcacatgtgtgtgttatgtacacgacctaatggtcttataataaactgtagctgagagattgtggagtgcagaaagacatccctgctcctgtaaatgtgctgatgtggtgtcctgtcctctgatttctgtgtgtgagagaaacacactggcatttctgttccatgttaaactttagctgtattatggctgtgtttgtgtgtttgagatcagtgttctgatatttcatcatttctcttccaggctgtggaagtgtaatctgacagaagaaagctgtagagttctgtcctcagttctcagctcaaactcctccagtctgagagaactggacctgagtgtcaataaactgcaggattcaggagtgaagctgctctctgctggactggagaatccacactgtacactggagacactggagtaagatcatcaaacacacacacacgcacacacacacacacacacatacacacagagcagagttttaataaaaacagcaacatcCAGTTCTCATCTgtggtaattgtaattgtagtgatctgatatattttcattgttgtgtgtgtgagatggagagtaaatgttctgtatataaagattttttgtAGTTCAcgttttcaatgctaaaactgagtgtgttaagggtgagaaggttttctttcttgcaggatgcGTTACTGCCGTATTAGAGATGAGGggtgtgctgctctggcttcagctctgaggtcaaacttctcatcacacctgagagaactggatctgaacggtaataatccaggagaatcaggagtgaagctgctctctgatctactgaaggatccacactgtaaactggagacactacagtgagttactgacttactgcctctttattgtactgtatgatatttaatattcactGTATACTGCATTATCTTGTCACttttactatgtgtgtgtgtgtgtgtgtgtgtgttggtgtttgttggtgtttatgctgatgatgtttgtttacactgatgctcttctctgtctttaaGCATTAAGGATTGTAAACTCACCAGGACTGGCGTATGACAGGAGTCTCACCTcaaacctcttttccaggataaagcagttttggtgaagcgttagaacccgtcccacatttccagcagtttgggagctgaatcattcatattcagatgtagaagttccataacaataaccgtgactgatcacatccttttatccactcagctacaagttacttcaagctttaataacatattttacagtCCAAAATCAAATCCTTCAgcatctacacacaacacagagatatcatcacatcatcacactgattacacaaatacacactcacatttttTATCTACTTATTCagagtgtgtttctgctcaacagttttattcagtttgttGTACCATGACAGTGAAACATTTGCTTCTCCACAGATGATTGATTCACAGTTGTAAtattgattaaattttttttttttattcaaataattgtTCCTTGTTTGCTAATTTGTTTTGATAGTAATCAtgatattttgattatttaaggtatttagatttttaaactaaaaaacagTAACTGAAACTTAACTACATGCACTGTATATATTCCTGTTATTTAATAGTTTTGtatatatgttgtgtgtatgtcatTTACACTATGTGTagtacaaaataaacagtgactgtgactgaaacacaacagttcaggtgtgtgtggacTGTACTGTAATTACTCTTAGCATCGACCACTACCAGGACTAACACGTGTTCCACCACACTGAGAAACTTCAATGTTGTGTCACGATTCATGAACTCTGAGCTGGACTTTCTGACTGTTCAAGAGGAATCTTATCGTAACCATGGTGACAGTGAGAGTCTCAGCTGTTCAGAGTGAACACACCCCCCCATATGCCCCACTGCCTGCATTAATTATTACTATAGagcagtgtgtgatgctgtgagtgtgctggtggtGGCTGATGTCCAGTAAATAATGTGGTAATGTTAGCTTGTGTCAGTCAGACATGCATTTACTTTTACCCATCAATAAAACACGTTTCTGATCATAACCAGACTGCATTCTGTTCATTCTAGTGATTTATTTCCCAGCCAAATgaacctagctagctagttttgtgtgtgtatgtgcacacacacaacactattaGTAACAAAGTGAACATGAATATAGAGCCC
This genomic window from Pangasianodon hypophthalmus isolate fPanHyp1 chromosome 9 unlocalized genomic scaffold, fPanHyp1.pri SUPER_9_unloc_1, whole genome shotgun sequence contains:
- the LOC128317907 gene encoding NACHT, LRR and PYD domains-containing protein 12-like codes for the protein MKSSRSLYIMCHIPVFCWISATVLERMLGEAESGEIPKTLTQMFTHFLIFQIKHKDQKYHQKCDPDPQQTRESILALGKLAFEQLEKGNLIFYEEDLRECGIDVREVSVYSGVCTQIFRDEFGLHLGKVFSFVHLSVQEFMAALYVFLSFIFKKSNVLMEQSPSILHLYKKSNMSDFLRSAVDKALQSENGHLDLFLRFLLGLSLESNQTLLQGLMPQTGSSSHSKQETVKYIKEKIRENPSPEKSINLFHCLNELNDHSLVQEIQTYLNRGDDRCLYGARLSPAQWSALVFVLLNSEQELDVFDLRKYDRSEECLLRLLPVVKATRKAELRVCNLTEESCRVLSSVLSSNSSSLRELDLSGNELQDSGVKLLSAGLENPHCTLEILGLRECNLTEESCRVLSSVLSSNSSSLRELDLTNNKLQDSGVKLLSAGLEHPHCTLEILRLWKCNLTEESCRVLSSVLSSNSSSLRELDLSVNKLQDSGVKLLSAGLENPHCTLETLEMRYCRIRDEGCAALASALRSNFSSHLRELDLNGNNPGESGVKLLSDLLKDPHCKLETLHIKDCKLTRTGV